From the genome of Candidatus Krumholzibacteriota bacterium, one region includes:
- a CDS encoding tetratricopeptide repeat protein yields the protein MKGLRAALLLPIVLLFASCADPAIEYYNLGIDAAEHEDWQLAADMWRKAIEYRPEDPDANYNLGMALIDLGDPAGAEPYFRTAVANAPEDPETHYGLGKSLELQGRFIEAKQSYERAINRNPDFLEPLLGLAAVTLGAGHYESAQNWATRALRLSPNDIDGNLFLAEAYYRQENFQEAYGQLVSAMTYAPGDPRILVLLGKVQYARHMYEDALVTLQSAREQGLASDDLFLHLGLTHYAVENYREAERNLRLAVYKNDSLPGAWKGLADTYIALGRWTEAEKALERALALEPGNPDFILQLGYVYLSTGRHEQAVASLTGIADRGDTPPRTLYYLGHALMRCGDMETAKRRFVEFARSWQGDPRLVQEVNAIIDGL from the coding sequence ATGAAGGGTCTCCGAGCCGCGCTCCTCCTCCCGATCGTGCTTCTTTTCGCCTCGTGCGCCGATCCGGCGATCGAGTACTACAACCTCGGCATCGACGCAGCCGAGCACGAGGACTGGCAGCTCGCCGCCGACATGTGGAGAAAGGCCATCGAGTACCGGCCCGAGGATCCCGACGCGAACTACAATCTCGGCATGGCTCTCATCGACCTCGGCGACCCCGCGGGCGCCGAACCGTATTTCCGCACCGCGGTGGCGAACGCGCCGGAGGATCCGGAAACCCACTACGGCCTCGGCAAGAGCCTCGAGTTGCAGGGCAGATTCATCGAGGCAAAGCAATCCTACGAACGCGCGATCAACAGGAACCCCGACTTCCTCGAGCCTCTCCTCGGCCTCGCTGCGGTCACGCTCGGAGCGGGGCACTACGAATCCGCGCAGAACTGGGCGACCCGCGCCCTTCGCCTGTCGCCGAACGATATCGACGGCAATCTCTTCCTCGCCGAGGCCTATTACCGCCAGGAGAACTTCCAGGAAGCCTACGGGCAACTCGTCTCGGCAATGACGTATGCGCCGGGAGATCCCCGGATCCTCGTGCTCCTCGGCAAGGTCCAGTACGCCCGGCACATGTACGAGGACGCCCTCGTCACGCTGCAATCGGCCCGGGAACAGGGCCTCGCCTCCGACGACCTCTTTCTCCATCTCGGCCTGACCCACTATGCCGTCGAAAACTACCGCGAGGCCGAACGGAACCTGCGCCTGGCCGTCTACAAGAACGATTCGCTGCCCGGGGCGTGGAAGGGCCTCGCCGATACGTACATCGCGCTCGGCCGCTGGACGGAGGCGGAGAAGGCCCTCGAGCGGGCGCTCGCGCTCGAACCGGGAAATCCCGACTTCATCCTCCAGCTCGGCTACGTCTACCTCTCCACGGGGCGGCACGAGCAGGCCGTCGCCAGTTTGACGGGGATCGCCGACCGCGGAGACACGCCGCCCCGAACCCTCTATTACCTCGGTCATGCGCTGATGCGCTGCGGCGACATGGAAACCGCGAAACGGCGGTTCGTCGAATTCGCCCGCTCATGGCAGGGAGATCCCCGTCTCGTGCAGGAAGTGAACGCGATCATCGACGGCCTGTGA
- a CDS encoding 4Fe-4S dicluster domain-containing protein, with protein sequence MIENETVYESSLDHDFLDEIYALPGGQQIKKCIQCGTCSGSCPMGSVMDHAPRKIFSLIRAGFRDEVLDSNTIWLCSSCYTCAVRCPKEIKITDVMYALKRLAVKEGRTRGRKAVALSRNFVRMVDKYGRNHETELMTRYILEAELFGAFHFVYQGWALFSNGRLPLMPNRMKNIDQLRKILKRVDELGEI encoded by the coding sequence ATGATTGAAAACGAAACGGTTTACGAATCCAGCCTCGATCACGATTTCCTCGACGAGATCTATGCGCTTCCCGGCGGCCAGCAGATCAAGAAATGCATCCAGTGCGGCACCTGCAGCGGTTCCTGCCCGATGGGCTCGGTGATGGATCACGCGCCCCGGAAGATCTTCTCGCTCATCCGGGCCGGGTTCCGCGACGAGGTGCTCGATTCGAACACGATCTGGCTCTGCTCCTCCTGTTACACCTGCGCCGTCAGGTGCCCCAAGGAGATCAAGATCACCGACGTCATGTACGCGCTGAAGCGGCTCGCCGTGAAAGAGGGACGGACGCGCGGCAGGAAGGCCGTTGCACTGTCGCGGAATTTCGTCAGGATGGTCGACAAGTACGGTCGGAACCACGAGACGGAGCTCATGACGAGATACATCCTCGAAGCGGAGCTCTTCGGGGCCTTCCACTTCGTCTACCAGGGATGGGCGCTCTTCTCGAACGGGCGCCTTCCCCTGATGCCCAACCGGATGAAGAATATCGATCAACTCCGGAAGATACTGAAACGGGTCGACGAGCTGGGGGAGATCTAG
- a CDS encoding CoB--CoM heterodisulfide reductase iron-sulfur subunit B family protein, which produces MKYTYYPGCSVHATAKHYQESIDATAPALGIDLETLDDWNCCGATAYMSVRELMSFAISARNLALAEPFHRDVVTPCSACYLVLNKTNHYFADYPDLRKKIGQALEAGGLSYSGNIRVRHLLDVFVNDVGAETIAGRAVRPLEGLKVAPYYGCQIVRPEEGFDDPDDPQSMDRLIEACGAECSPFRMKTKCCGASLMGTEEKLALKLCRELLEEAERSGANCIVTTCPLCQMNLDVYQGKVNRLFKTKFRLPVIYFTQIVGLALGIDAKRLGLQRLAVKPTGNVKRIFEGA; this is translated from the coding sequence ATGAAGTACACGTACTATCCCGGTTGTTCAGTCCACGCGACGGCGAAGCACTACCAGGAGTCGATCGACGCGACGGCGCCGGCGCTCGGGATCGATCTCGAGACGCTCGACGACTGGAACTGCTGCGGCGCGACCGCCTACATGTCGGTCAGGGAGCTGATGAGCTTCGCGATCTCGGCGCGGAACCTCGCGCTCGCCGAGCCCTTCCACCGCGACGTGGTCACGCCCTGCAGCGCGTGTTACCTCGTGCTCAACAAGACGAACCACTATTTCGCGGATTACCCGGACCTCCGCAAGAAGATCGGCCAGGCGCTCGAGGCGGGGGGGTTGAGCTACAGCGGCAACATCCGCGTGCGGCATCTCCTCGACGTCTTCGTCAACGACGTCGGCGCCGAGACGATCGCCGGGCGGGCCGTGCGCCCGCTCGAGGGTCTCAAAGTGGCTCCCTACTACGGGTGCCAGATCGTCCGCCCCGAGGAGGGATTCGATGACCCCGACGATCCGCAGTCGATGGATCGCCTGATCGAGGCGTGCGGCGCGGAGTGCTCGCCCTTCCGGATGAAGACGAAGTGCTGCGGCGCGTCCCTGATGGGTACGGAGGAGAAACTCGCGCTGAAACTCTGCCGCGAGCTCCTCGAGGAGGCCGAGCGTTCGGGCGCGAACTGCATCGTCACGACGTGCCCCCTGTGCCAGATGAACCTGGACGTCTACCAGGGCAAGGTCAACAGGCTCTTCAAGACGAAATTCCGCCTGCCGGTCATCTATTTCACACAGATCGTCGGGCTGGCGCTCGGCATCGACGCGAAGAGGCTCGGCCTGCAACGCCTCGCCGTGAAGCCGACCGGGAACGTGAAGCGCATCTTCGAGGGAGCGTGA
- a CDS encoding CoB--CoM heterodisulfide reductase iron-sulfur subunit A family protein — protein sequence MSERIGVYICHCGTNIAGKVDIGTLVEHTKGLAGVRLVREYKFMCSDPGQALIQKDLEAGTIDRVVVASCSPLMHENTFRKVCERSGLNPYLFTMANIREQCSWVHLDGGLSTEKARDLISAAVHRARFLEPLEKREVSINPRTLVIGGGIAGIQTALDLADAGKPVVLVEKEPSIGGHMAQFDKTFPTLDCSACILTPRMVSVGQHANIDLLTWAEVEEVKGFVGNFTVKVRKKARYVDPQLCNGCGTCWEKCPGTRVPRKGSVHEKLSLGPTTSIYMPFMQAVPPVPVIDTETCIHFTKGKCGICKEQCERGAIDYDMKDEIVEYEVGNIVIATGHQVFDPTIIKRYGYGSVPNVLTALEFEVLNCASGSTGGRILMADGSEPKSIGIVHCVGSRDRHYHEYCSRVCCMYALKYAHLIKEKTNAEVYDFYIDMRCFGKGYEEFYDRLLGEDVRFIRGKVAEVTEVPERSAEEGKLIVSVEDTLLGLVRRVPVDMVVLCTALEAHDTLPAVAKMCSVSIGRDGFIIEKHPKLGPVATATDGVFVCGTSQGAKDIPDTVAQASAVSAAVLSMITREKIEIESATAEIDEERCSGCRICNNLCPYLAIEYDDEKGVSRINEALCKGCGTCVAACPSNAITAKHFSNRQILAEIEGILSVS from the coding sequence ATGTCAGAACGAATCGGTGTCTATATCTGCCATTGCGGGACGAATATCGCCGGAAAGGTCGACATCGGGACGCTCGTCGAACACACGAAGGGCCTCGCCGGCGTCCGGCTCGTCCGCGAGTACAAGTTCATGTGTTCGGATCCGGGCCAGGCGTTGATCCAGAAGGATCTCGAGGCGGGCACGATCGACCGCGTCGTCGTCGCCTCCTGTTCGCCCCTCATGCACGAGAACACGTTCCGAAAGGTCTGCGAGCGCTCCGGGCTCAATCCCTATCTCTTCACGATGGCGAACATCCGCGAGCAGTGCTCGTGGGTGCATCTCGACGGGGGATTGTCCACGGAGAAGGCGAGGGATCTCATCTCGGCCGCCGTGCACCGCGCCCGGTTCCTCGAGCCGCTCGAGAAGCGCGAGGTCTCGATCAACCCCCGGACGCTCGTCATCGGCGGAGGCATCGCCGGCATCCAGACGGCGCTCGATCTCGCCGACGCAGGCAAGCCGGTCGTCCTCGTGGAGAAGGAGCCCTCGATCGGCGGCCACATGGCTCAGTTCGACAAGACCTTTCCGACACTCGACTGCTCGGCGTGCATCCTCACGCCGCGCATGGTCTCCGTGGGGCAGCACGCGAACATCGATCTGCTCACCTGGGCGGAGGTCGAGGAGGTCAAGGGCTTCGTGGGCAACTTCACCGTGAAGGTGCGGAAGAAGGCCAGGTACGTCGATCCCCAACTCTGCAACGGATGCGGGACCTGCTGGGAGAAATGCCCCGGCACGCGCGTTCCGCGCAAGGGCAGCGTCCACGAGAAGCTCTCGCTCGGTCCGACGACCTCGATCTACATGCCCTTCATGCAGGCCGTTCCTCCCGTCCCCGTCATAGACACCGAGACCTGCATCCATTTCACGAAGGGCAAGTGCGGGATCTGCAAGGAGCAATGCGAGCGCGGTGCGATCGACTACGACATGAAGGACGAGATCGTCGAGTACGAGGTCGGCAACATCGTGATCGCCACGGGACACCAGGTCTTCGACCCCACCATCATCAAGCGGTACGGATACGGTTCCGTTCCGAACGTGCTCACCGCCCTCGAATTCGAGGTGCTGAACTGCGCGTCCGGATCGACGGGCGGCAGGATACTCATGGCCGACGGCTCGGAGCCGAAGTCGATAGGGATCGTCCACTGCGTGGGGAGCCGCGACCGCCACTATCACGAGTACTGTTCGCGCGTGTGCTGCATGTACGCGCTGAAATATGCCCACCTGATCAAGGAAAAGACCAACGCCGAGGTCTACGATTTCTACATCGACATGCGTTGCTTCGGCAAGGGCTACGAGGAGTTCTACGATCGCCTGCTCGGCGAGGACGTGCGCTTCATCCGCGGCAAGGTCGCCGAGGTCACCGAAGTGCCCGAGCGCTCGGCCGAGGAGGGAAAGCTGATCGTCTCGGTCGAGGACACGCTGCTCGGACTCGTCCGGCGCGTGCCCGTCGACATGGTCGTGCTCTGCACCGCCCTCGAGGCTCATGACACGCTGCCAGCCGTCGCGAAGATGTGCAGCGTGAGCATCGGCAGGGACGGTTTCATCATCGAGAAGCATCCGAAGCTCGGCCCGGTCGCCACGGCCACCGACGGCGTCTTCGTCTGCGGGACGAGCCAGGGCGCGAAGGACATCCCCGACACGGTGGCGCAGGCATCGGCCGTCTCGGCGGCCGTTTTGTCGATGATCACGAGGGAGAAGATCGAGATCGAGTCGGCGACGGCGGAGATCGACGAGGAGCGGTGTTCGGGGTGCCGCATCTGCAACAACCTCTGTCCGTATCTCGCCATCGAGTACGACGACGAAAAGGGCGTATCGAGGATCAACGAGGCGCTCTGCAAGGGATGCGGGACCTGCGTCGCCGCGT